A section of the Citrobacter farmeri genome encodes:
- the grxD gene encoding monothiol glutaredoxin 4 yields the protein MSTTIEKIQRQIAENPILLYMKGSPKLPSCGFSAQAVQALSACGERFAYVDILQNPDIRAELPKYANWPTFPQLWVDGELVGGCDILIEMYQRGELQQLIKETAAKYKSEESDAE from the coding sequence ATGAGCACCACTATCGAAAAAATCCAGCGCCAGATCGCTGAAAACCCGATTCTCCTGTACATGAAAGGTTCTCCAAAACTGCCAAGCTGTGGGTTCTCGGCTCAGGCTGTGCAGGCACTTTCCGCCTGTGGTGAACGTTTTGCCTATGTGGATATTCTGCAAAACCCTGATATTCGCGCTGAACTGCCAAAATACGCCAACTGGCCGACCTTCCCGCAGCTGTGGGTTGACGGTGAACTGGTTGGCGGCTGTGACATTTTGATTGAAATGTACCAGCGCGGCGAACTGCAGCAACTGATCAAAGAGACTGCTGCAAAATACAAATCTGAAGAATCAGACGCTGAGTAA
- a CDS encoding C40 family peptidase translates to MARINRLSLTLCALLFTTIPFMPMAHASKQARDASALAHNKKASDKKKSTATAKKTHKTSQKTVKKTTSKTSTKTASSSKKKLTAPAKASKTANRKGKSVATKKTASVTWSEKCTPRKGHKPTCVKVKNTGPGKIADAHKVKVQKATSTAMNKLMSQIGKPYRWGGTSPRTGFDCSGLVYYAYKDLVKFRIPRTANEMYHLRDAAPIDREELKNGDLVFFRTQGRGTADHVGVYVGNGKFIQSPRSGQEIQITSLSEDYWQRHYVGARRVMTPKTIR, encoded by the coding sequence GTGGCGCGGATAAACCGACTTTCCCTCACGCTCTGTGCTTTGCTATTTACAACGATTCCCTTTATGCCGATGGCACATGCGTCCAAGCAAGCCAGGGACGCCTCTGCTCTTGCGCATAATAAGAAAGCCAGCGACAAAAAGAAAAGTACGGCAACAGCAAAAAAAACGCATAAAACCAGTCAAAAAACCGTCAAGAAAACCACCAGCAAAACCAGTACCAAAACCGCCTCTTCTTCTAAGAAAAAACTTACTGCTCCCGCTAAAGCCAGCAAAACCGCTAATCGCAAAGGAAAATCTGTCGCGACGAAGAAGACAGCCTCTGTCACCTGGAGCGAAAAATGCACCCCGCGCAAAGGGCACAAACCGACATGTGTGAAAGTGAAGAACACAGGGCCAGGAAAGATTGCGGATGCACATAAAGTCAAAGTGCAGAAAGCGACCAGCACAGCGATGAACAAGTTAATGAGCCAGATTGGCAAACCGTACCGCTGGGGAGGCACGTCGCCGCGCACCGGTTTCGATTGCAGCGGTCTGGTCTATTACGCCTATAAAGATCTCGTGAAATTCCGTATTCCGCGCACGGCAAATGAGATGTATCACCTGCGTGATGCCGCGCCGATTGACCGTGAGGAATTGAAAAATGGCGATCTGGTGTTCTTCCGCACTCAGGGACGCGGCACCGCCGACCACGTTGGCGTTTATGTCGGCAACGGCAAATTTATCCAGTCGCCGCGCAGCGGTCAGGAAATCCAGATCACGTCGCTCAGCGAAGATTACTGGCAACGCCACTACGTTGGCGCTCGCCGGGTCATGACCCCCAAAACCATTCGTTAA
- the sodB gene encoding superoxide dismutase [Fe] has product MSFELPALPYAKDALAPHISAETLEYHYGKHHQTYVTNLNNLIKGTAFEGKSLEEIVRSSEGGVFNNAAQVWNHTFYWNCLAPNAGGEPTGKLADAIAASFGSFSEFKAQFTDAAIKNFGSGWTWLVKGKDGKLAIVSTSNAGTPLTTDATPLMTVDVWEHAYYIDYRNARPGYLEHFWALVNWEFVAKNFAA; this is encoded by the coding sequence ATGTCGTTCGAATTACCTGCACTACCGTATGCCAAAGATGCGCTTGCGCCGCATATTTCCGCCGAGACGCTGGAATATCATTATGGCAAACACCATCAGACCTATGTCACTAACCTGAACAACCTGATCAAAGGCACCGCCTTCGAAGGGAAATCACTGGAAGAGATCGTACGCAGCTCAGAAGGTGGCGTGTTCAATAACGCCGCTCAGGTCTGGAACCACACGTTCTACTGGAACTGCCTCGCACCGAATGCGGGCGGCGAACCAACCGGCAAACTGGCTGACGCGATTGCCGCCTCTTTTGGCAGCTTTTCAGAGTTTAAAGCGCAGTTTACTGATGCGGCTATCAAAAACTTCGGTTCTGGCTGGACCTGGCTGGTAAAAGGAAAAGATGGCAAGCTGGCCATCGTTTCAACCTCCAACGCCGGTACGCCGTTGACCACCGACGCTACCCCGCTGATGACCGTCGACGTGTGGGAACATGCGTATTACATTGACTACCGCAATGCGCGTCCTGGCTATCTGGAGCATTTCTGGGCGCTGGTGAACTGGGAGTTTGTCGCGAAGAACTTCGCCGCATAA
- a CDS encoding MFS transporter, protein MKINYPLLALAIGAFGIGTTEFSPMGLLPVIARGVDVSIPAAGMLISAYAVGVMVGAPLMTLLLSHRGRRNALIFLMAIFTLGNVLSAISPDYTTLMLSRILTSLNHGAFFGLGSVVAASVVPKHKQASAVATMFMGLTIANIGGVPAATWLGETIGWRMSFMATAGLGVISMLSLFFSLPKGGAGARPEVKKELAVLMRPQVLSALLTTVLGAGAMFTLYTYISPVLQSITHATPAFVTGMLVLIGVGFSIGNYLGGKLADRSVNGTLKGFLLLLMMIMLAIPLLAQNELGAAIGMVVWGAATFAVVPPLQMRVMRVAHEAPGLSSSVNIGAFNLGNALGAAAGGAVISGGLGYSFVPVMGAIVAGMALLLVFVSARKQPEQVCVAG, encoded by the coding sequence ATGAAAATTAATTATCCGTTACTGGCGCTGGCTATCGGCGCATTCGGCATCGGCACGACCGAATTCTCGCCGATGGGGCTATTACCCGTCATCGCGCGTGGTGTCGATGTGTCTATTCCTGCGGCTGGTATGCTGATTAGCGCCTATGCGGTCGGCGTGATGGTCGGCGCACCGCTGATGACGCTGCTGCTGTCACATCGCGGGCGACGTAATGCGCTGATTTTTCTGATGGCTATCTTTACGCTTGGTAACGTGCTCTCGGCGATTTCTCCGGATTACACCACACTGATGCTGTCACGCATTTTAACCAGCCTTAACCACGGCGCGTTCTTCGGCCTGGGTTCCGTTGTGGCAGCCAGCGTGGTGCCGAAGCACAAACAGGCCAGCGCCGTTGCCACGATGTTTATGGGGCTGACCATCGCCAACATCGGCGGCGTTCCGGCGGCGACCTGGCTGGGTGAAACCATCGGCTGGCGAATGTCGTTCATGGCAACCGCGGGTCTGGGCGTGATTTCAATGCTGAGTCTCTTTTTCTCGTTGCCGAAAGGCGGTGCCGGGGCGCGACCGGAAGTGAAAAAAGAGCTCGCGGTGTTAATGCGTCCTCAGGTGCTTTCTGCGCTGCTGACCACCGTGTTGGGGGCGGGCGCAATGTTTACGCTGTATACCTATATTTCACCCGTCCTGCAAAGCATCACCCATGCCACTCCGGCCTTTGTTACCGGGATGCTGGTTCTGATCGGCGTGGGCTTTTCCATTGGTAACTACCTCGGTGGCAAACTGGCCGATCGCTCGGTTAACGGTACGCTGAAGGGCTTTTTGCTGCTGCTGATGATGATTATGTTGGCCATCCCCTTGTTGGCACAAAATGAACTGGGGGCGGCGATCGGTATGGTGGTATGGGGGGCGGCGACTTTTGCGGTAGTGCCTCCGCTGCAAATGCGCGTCATGCGTGTGGCTCATGAAGCGCCTGGCCTCTCATCTTCTGTGAACATTGGTGCGTTTAACCTTGGGAATGCGCTGGGCGCCGCCGCCGGTGGGGCCGTCATTTCAGGCGGGTTAGGCTACAGTTTTGTTCCGGTCATGGGGGCGATAGTGGCAGGTATGGCGCTGTTGCTGGTGTTTGTCTCGGCGAGAAAGCAGCCTGAACAGGTGTGTGTCGCAGGTTAA
- a CDS encoding YnhF family membrane protein, producing the protein MSTDLKFSLVTTFIVLALIVAGGLTAAMH; encoded by the coding sequence ATGAGCACCGATCTGAAATTTTCATTAGTGACCACGTTTATTGTTCTGGCTTTAATCGTTGCTGGCGGTCTGACAGCGGCAATGCATTGA
- the purR gene encoding HTH-type transcriptional repressor PurR → MATIKDVAKRANVSTTTVSHVINKTRFVAEETRNAVWAAIKELHYSPSAVARSLKVNHTKSIGLLATSSEAPYFAEIIEAVEKNCFQKGYTLILGNVWNNLEKQRAYLSMMAQKRVDGLLVMCSEYPDPLLSMLEEYRHIPMVVMDWGEAKADFTDTVIDNAFEGGYMAGRYLVERGHREIGVIPGLMERNTGAGRLAGFMKAMDEALIKVPENWIVQGDFEPESGYRAMQQILSQAHRPTAVFCGGDIMAMGALCAADEMGLRVPQDVSLIGYDNVRNARFFTPALTTIHQPKDSLGETAFNMLLDRIVNKREESQSIEVHPRLVERRSVADGPFRDYRR, encoded by the coding sequence ATGGCAACAATTAAAGATGTAGCGAAACGCGCAAACGTTTCCACTACAACCGTATCACACGTAATTAACAAAACGCGTTTCGTCGCTGAAGAAACACGCAATGCAGTGTGGGCGGCAATCAAAGAATTGCACTATTCCCCCAGCGCTGTTGCCCGTAGCCTGAAGGTAAACCATACCAAGTCTATCGGTTTGCTGGCGACCAGCAGCGAAGCCCCCTACTTTGCCGAAATTATTGAAGCGGTTGAGAAGAACTGCTTCCAGAAGGGCTATACCCTGATCCTTGGTAACGTCTGGAACAATCTGGAAAAACAGCGTGCCTATCTGTCCATGATGGCGCAAAAACGCGTTGATGGTCTGCTGGTGATGTGTTCCGAATATCCCGATCCCCTGCTTTCGATGCTGGAAGAGTATCGTCATATCCCGATGGTGGTTATGGACTGGGGCGAAGCCAAAGCCGACTTCACCGATACCGTAATTGATAACGCCTTTGAAGGCGGTTATATGGCTGGCCGCTACCTGGTCGAACGCGGACACCGTGAAATTGGTGTGATTCCGGGGCTGATGGAACGCAATACGGGCGCTGGCCGTCTGGCCGGTTTTATGAAAGCGATGGATGAAGCGCTGATTAAAGTGCCAGAGAACTGGATTGTACAGGGCGACTTCGAGCCTGAATCCGGCTACCGCGCCATGCAGCAAATTTTGTCGCAAGCGCATCGCCCAACGGCGGTCTTCTGTGGCGGCGATATTATGGCAATGGGTGCCCTTTGTGCCGCCGATGAGATGGGCCTTCGCGTACCGCAGGACGTATCGCTGATCGGCTATGACAATGTGCGCAACGCCCGCTTCTTTACGCCAGCATTGACCACCATCCACCAGCCTAAAGATTCCCTGGGTGAGACAGCCTTTAACATGCTGCTGGACCGTATCGTCAATAAGCGCGAAGAGTCGCAGTCCATTGAGGTCCACCCGCGCCTGGTGGAGCGTCGCTCCGTTGCGGATGGTCCTTTCCGCGACTACCGTCGCTAA
- the punR gene encoding DNA-binding transcriptional activator PunR: MWSEYALEVVDAVARNGSFSSAAQELHRVPSAVSYTVRQLEEWLAVPLFERRHRDVVLTPAGAWFLKEGRSVIKKMQITRQQCQQIANGWRGQLPIAVDNIVRPERTRQLIVDFYRHFDDVELLVFQEVFNGVWDALSDGRVELAIGATQAIPVGGRYTFRDMGKLSWCCVVASTHPLAAMSGPLSDDTLRNWPSLVLEDTSRTLPKRVTWLLDNQKRVVVPDWDSSATCISAGLCVGMVPTHFAKPYLNKRQWVALNLENPFPDAGCCLTWQQNDMSPALIWLLDYLGDSETLNKEWLREPDETPAEDV; the protein is encoded by the coding sequence ATGTGGTCAGAATATGCGCTGGAAGTGGTTGATGCCGTAGCGCGCAACGGTAGTTTCAGTTCCGCCGCTCAGGAGTTGCACCGGGTGCCCTCGGCGGTCAGCTATACGGTCCGCCAACTGGAAGAGTGGCTGGCGGTTCCGCTCTTTGAACGTCGTCACCGCGATGTCGTGCTGACCCCGGCGGGAGCCTGGTTTTTGAAAGAAGGTCGCTCTGTCATCAAAAAAATGCAGATCACGCGCCAGCAGTGTCAGCAGATCGCCAACGGCTGGCGCGGACAACTTCCCATCGCAGTGGACAATATCGTGCGCCCGGAGCGTACGCGACAGCTGATTGTCGATTTTTACCGCCACTTTGATGACGTGGAGTTGCTGGTCTTTCAGGAGGTGTTCAACGGCGTCTGGGACGCGCTGTCAGATGGCAGGGTTGAACTCGCTATCGGCGCAACCCAGGCGATCCCGGTCGGAGGACGATACACCTTCCGCGATATGGGCAAGCTGAGCTGGTGTTGTGTCGTTGCCAGCACACATCCGCTGGCCGCCATGAGCGGGCCTCTCAGTGATGACACGTTGCGCAACTGGCCGTCACTGGTACTGGAAGATACCTCCCGCACGCTGCCGAAACGCGTGACCTGGTTGCTGGACAACCAGAAGCGGGTGGTGGTTCCGGACTGGGATTCCTCCGCGACCTGTATCAGCGCCGGGCTTTGTGTCGGTATGGTGCCGACGCATTTTGCCAAGCCGTATCTCAATAAGAGACAGTGGGTGGCATTGAACCTGGAGAACCCTTTCCCGGATGCGGGGTGTTGCCTGACCTGGCAGCAGAATGATATGTCACCCGCGCTAATCTGGCTGCTTGACTATCTGGGAGACAGCGAAACGCTGAACAAAGAGTGGTTGCGGGAGCCTGACGAGACTCCCGCAGAAGACGTTTAG
- the punC gene encoding purine nucleoside transporter PunC: MQPGKGFLVWLAGLSVLGFLATDMYLPAFAAIQSDLQTPASAVSASLSLFLAGFAVAQLLWGPLSDRYGRKPILLLGLSIFALGSLGMLWVESATGLLVLRFIQAVGVCAATVIWQALVTDYYPSHRINRIFATIMPLVGLSPALAPLLGSWILTHLSWQAIFATLFIITLLLMVPALFLKPTSRARDDSKDKLTFTTLLRAKTYRGNVLIYAACSASFFAWLTGSPFILSEMGYSPAVIGLSYVPQTIAFLIGGYGCRAALQKWQGQQLLPWLLVIYALSVVATWAASFIHHITLAEILIPFCVMAIANGAIYPIVVAQALRPFPQATGRAAALQNTLQLGLCFLASLVVSWLISTPLLTTTSVMLSTVVLAGVGYKMQLQPSDASEQHEDRGIAHSESH, translated from the coding sequence ATGCAACCAGGAAAAGGGTTTTTAGTCTGGCTGGCAGGACTCAGCGTGTTGGGTTTTCTGGCAACCGACATGTATTTGCCCGCTTTTGCCGCCATTCAATCTGACCTGCAAACACCGGCATCTGCCGTCAGCGCCAGCCTGAGTCTTTTTTTAGCGGGCTTTGCCGTCGCGCAACTGCTGTGGGGACCGCTCTCGGACCGCTATGGCCGTAAACCGATCCTGCTACTGGGTCTGTCCATCTTCGCCCTCGGTAGCCTGGGTATGCTGTGGGTCGAAAGCGCGACGGGATTGTTGGTTCTGCGCTTTATTCAGGCAGTGGGTGTCTGTGCGGCGACAGTCATCTGGCAGGCGCTGGTCACCGATTACTATCCTTCGCACAGAATTAATCGCATTTTCGCGACGATCATGCCGCTGGTCGGGCTGTCCCCTGCACTGGCGCCGTTATTAGGAAGTTGGATCCTGACCCATCTTTCCTGGCAGGCGATCTTTGCCACGCTGTTTATCATCACGCTGCTGCTGATGGTGCCTGCACTGTTTTTAAAACCGACTTCCCGGGCGCGCGACGACAGTAAAGATAAACTGACCTTCACCACACTGCTGCGCGCGAAAACGTATCGCGGCAACGTACTGATTTACGCGGCGTGTTCTGCCAGTTTCTTTGCGTGGCTGACCGGCTCGCCGTTTATTCTGAGTGAAATGGGCTACAGCCCGGCGGTGATTGGCCTGAGCTATGTGCCGCAGACCATCGCCTTTCTGATTGGCGGCTACGGTTGTCGCGCCGCGCTGCAAAAATGGCAGGGGCAACAGCTTCTGCCCTGGCTGCTGGTTATCTATGCGCTTAGCGTGGTGGCGACATGGGCCGCAAGCTTTATTCATCACATCACGCTTGCGGAGATCCTGATCCCCTTCTGCGTGATGGCGATAGCCAATGGCGCTATTTATCCGATTGTGGTCGCCCAGGCGCTGCGCCCGTTCCCACAGGCAACGGGGCGTGCCGCTGCCCTGCAAAATACCCTGCAATTGGGTCTGTGCTTCCTGGCAAGCCTGGTGGTTTCCTGGCTTATCAGCACACCGCTGCTGACCACAACCAGCGTGATGCTGTCGACGGTCGTCCTGGCCGGAGTGGGCTACAAGATGCAACTGCAGCCCTCAGACGCCAGCGAGCAGCATGAAGATCGCGGGATTGCCCATAGCGAATCTCATTGA
- the cfa gene encoding cyclopropane fatty acyl phospholipid synthase: MSSSCIEEVSVPDDDWYRITNELLSRAGIAINGSSPADIRVKNPDFFKRVLQEGSLGLGESYMDGWWECDRLDQFFSKVLRAGLENQLPHHFKDTLRIAGARLFNLQNKKRAWIVGKEHYDLGNDLFSRMLDPYMQYSCAYWKDADTLEEAQQAKLRLICEKLQLQPGMRVLDIGCGWGGLSHYMATKYGVSVVGVTISAEQQKMAQTRCAGLDVSILLQDYRDLHDRFDRIVSVGMFEHVGPKNYPTYFEVVDRNLKPEGLFLLHTIGSKKTDNNVDPWINKYIFPNGCLPSVRQIANASEAHFVMEDWHNFGADYDTTLMAWYERFLAAWPEIADNYTERFKRMFSYYLNACAGAFRARDIQLWQVVFSRGVEDGLRVAR, translated from the coding sequence ATGAGTTCATCGTGTATAGAAGAAGTCAGCGTACCGGATGACGACTGGTACCGTATCACTAACGAATTGTTAAGCCGCGCGGGCATCGCCATCAACGGCTCTTCACCAGCAGATATACGCGTCAAAAACCCCGATTTTTTCAAACGCGTTTTACAAGAGGGGTCGCTCGGCCTGGGTGAGAGTTATATGGATGGCTGGTGGGAGTGCGATCGGCTGGACCAGTTTTTTAGCAAAGTCCTGCGCGCAGGACTTGAAAACCAACTTCCGCATCATTTCAAAGATACCCTCCGCATCGCCGGCGCTCGCCTGTTTAATTTACAAAATAAAAAACGGGCGTGGATCGTGGGTAAAGAGCATTACGATCTCGGTAACGATCTGTTCAGTCGCATGCTCGATCCGTATATGCAGTATTCCTGCGCTTACTGGAAGGATGCTGACACTCTTGAAGAGGCGCAGCAGGCTAAACTGCGGTTAATCTGCGAGAAGTTGCAGCTACAACCAGGAATGCGCGTGTTGGATATTGGCTGTGGTTGGGGCGGTTTATCGCACTATATGGCGACGAAGTACGGCGTCAGCGTGGTTGGTGTGACCATTTCCGCCGAACAGCAGAAAATGGCACAAACACGCTGTGCCGGACTGGATGTGTCGATTCTGCTACAGGATTATCGCGATCTGCACGATCGGTTCGATCGCATTGTGTCAGTAGGCATGTTTGAGCACGTCGGTCCTAAAAACTACCCGACCTATTTCGAGGTGGTCGATCGCAATCTGAAACCAGAGGGACTGTTCTTGCTGCACACTATCGGTTCGAAAAAAACCGATAATAATGTCGATCCGTGGATCAATAAGTATATCTTCCCGAACGGCTGCCTTCCGTCCGTGCGTCAGATAGCCAACGCCAGCGAAGCACACTTTGTGATGGAAGACTGGCACAACTTTGGCGCGGATTACGACACAACGCTGATGGCATGGTATGAACGTTTCCTCGCCGCCTGGCCTGAAATTGCCGACAACTATACCGAGCGCTTTAAGCGGATGTTTAGCTACTACCTGAACGCCTGCGCCGGGGCGTTTCGCGCCCGTGATATTCAGCTCTGGCAAGTGGTGTTCTCGCGCGGTGTCGAAGACGGCCTGCGCGTTGCCCGCTAA
- a CDS encoding riboflavin synthase has protein sequence MFTGIVQGTAKLVSIDEKPNFRTHVVELPEYMLDALETGASVAHNGCCLTVTEIHGNRISFDLMKETLRITNLGDLKIGDQVNVERAAKFSDEIGGHLMSGHIMTTAEVSKILTSENNRQIWFKVQDPTLMKYILYKGFIGIDGISLTVGEVTATRFCVHLIPETLERTTLGKKKLGARVNIEIDPQTQAVVDTVERVLAAREAAVNNTASDM, from the coding sequence ATGTTTACAGGTATTGTGCAGGGCACCGCAAAACTGGTGTCGATTGATGAAAAACCAAATTTTCGCACCCATGTAGTGGAATTACCTGAATACATGCTGGACGCGCTGGAAACGGGCGCATCGGTGGCGCATAACGGCTGCTGCCTGACCGTGACTGAAATTCACGGCAACCGCATCAGTTTTGATCTGATGAAAGAGACGCTGCGTATTACCAATCTGGGCGATCTGAAAATTGGCGATCAGGTGAACGTCGAGCGCGCGGCAAAATTCAGCGATGAGATTGGCGGGCATTTGATGTCCGGTCACATCATGACCACGGCGGAAGTGTCAAAGATCCTCACTTCAGAGAATAACCGTCAGATCTGGTTCAAAGTCCAGGATCCGACGTTAATGAAATACATCCTGTATAAAGGATTTATCGGTATTGATGGGATCAGCCTGACCGTCGGCGAAGTGACCGCGACGCGGTTTTGCGTGCATCTTATTCCGGAAACACTGGAACGAACGACGTTGGGTAAGAAAAAACTGGGGGCGCGCGTCAATATCGAAATCGACCCGCAAACACAGGCCGTAGTGGATACGGTAGAACGCGTGCTGGCCGCGCGTGAAGCCGCGGTGAACAACACCGCCAGCGACATGTAA
- the mdtK gene encoding MdtK family multidrug efflux MATE transporter, with the protein MQKYISEARQLLALAIPVILAQIAQTAMGFVDTVMAGGYSATDMAAVAIGTSIWLPAILFGHGLLLALTPVIAQLNGSGRRERIAHQVRQGFWLAGFVSLLIMVVLWNAGYIIRAMHNIDPVLADKAVGYLRALLWGAPGYLFFQVARNQCEGLAKTKPGMVMGFLGLLVNIPVNYIFIYGHFGMPELGGVGCGVATAAVYWVMFCAMLWYVKHARSMRDIRNEQRFSKPDNAVMKRLVQLGLPIALALFFEVTLFAVVALLVSPLGIVDVAGHQIALNFSSLMFVLPMSLAAAVTIRVGYRLGQGSTLDAQTAARTGLGVGVCMACFTAIFTVSLREHIALLYNDNPEVVTLAAQLMLLAAVYQISDSIQVIGSGILRGYKDTRSIFFITFTAYWVLGLPSGYVLALTDLVVDRMGPAGFWMGFIIGLTSAAIMMMLRMRFLQRQPSTVILQRAAR; encoded by the coding sequence GTGCAGAAGTATATCAGTGAAGCGCGTCAGTTATTGGCTCTGGCAATACCGGTGATTCTTGCGCAAATCGCCCAAACCGCAATGGGGTTCGTTGATACCGTGATGGCGGGCGGCTACAGCGCCACCGACATGGCGGCCGTCGCCATTGGGACGTCTATCTGGCTGCCCGCCATACTGTTCGGTCACGGGTTGCTGCTGGCGCTGACCCCGGTGATTGCTCAGCTCAACGGCTCCGGACGTCGTGAGCGCATTGCGCATCAGGTTCGCCAGGGATTCTGGCTGGCAGGCTTCGTCTCGCTGCTGATTATGGTCGTGCTGTGGAACGCCGGCTATATCATCCGCGCGATGCACAATATCGATCCGGTTCTGGCGGATAAGGCCGTCGGCTATCTGCGCGCATTATTATGGGGCGCACCCGGCTATCTGTTCTTTCAGGTCGCGCGTAATCAGTGTGAAGGCCTCGCGAAAACCAAACCCGGCATGGTGATGGGTTTTCTCGGCCTGCTGGTCAACATCCCGGTGAACTATATCTTTATCTATGGTCACTTCGGCATGCCGGAACTTGGCGGTGTCGGCTGCGGCGTGGCAACCGCAGCGGTGTATTGGGTGATGTTCTGCGCGATGCTCTGGTATGTCAAACATGCGCGTTCGATGCGCGATATTCGTAATGAACAGCGTTTCAGTAAACCGGATAACGCGGTGATGAAACGTCTGGTGCAGTTGGGCCTGCCGATTGCGCTGGCGCTGTTTTTTGAGGTCACGCTGTTCGCGGTCGTGGCACTGCTGGTTTCACCGCTGGGTATTGTCGATGTTGCGGGTCACCAGATTGCCCTGAACTTCAGTTCGCTGATGTTTGTATTGCCAATGTCGCTGGCGGCGGCGGTCACCATTCGCGTGGGCTATCGTCTGGGACAAGGCTCGACGCTGGATGCGCAAACCGCCGCGCGTACGGGTTTAGGCGTTGGCGTCTGCATGGCGTGTTTTACGGCGATCTTCACCGTGTCGCTGCGTGAGCATATTGCCCTGCTCTATAACGACAATCCTGAAGTGGTGACGTTGGCGGCGCAACTGATGCTGCTGGCAGCGGTGTATCAAATTTCGGACTCTATCCAGGTTATCGGCAGTGGGATCCTGCGTGGTTATAAAGATACGCGCTCAATTTTCTTCATCACCTTTACCGCGTACTGGGTGCTTGGACTGCCGAGCGGTTATGTCCTCGCGCTGACCGATCTGGTGGTGGATCGCATGGGGCCGGCTGGATTCTGGATGGGTTTCATCATCGGACTGACGTCGGCCGCGATTATGATGATGCTGCGGATGCGCTTCCTGCAACGCCAGCCGTCGACGGTCATTCTGCAACGCGCTGCACGATAA